CCGTTCCCGCCGTTCCCGGCGCGGGGTGCCGCCGTACAGCATCCCGTCGGCGACGTTGTCGAGCGCGCTCACCCCGGCGGCCAGGTGGAACCGCTGGAAGACGAATCCGATGTGCCGGGCGCGCAGCGCGGACAGTTCCCTGTCGGGGAGCGTCCCGGCGTCGTGCCCGGCGATGCGGACGGTTCCCGCCGAGGGGCGGTCGAGAGTGCCGATCAGATGGAGCATGGTCGACTTCCCCGACCCCGAGGGGCCGACGATCGCGACAAGCTCGCCCGCGTCCACGCGCAGGTCCACGCCCCGCAGGGCGCGGACCCCGCCCGGGTGGCTCTTCTCCGCCCCCGACAGCTCGATCACCGGGTGTCGCCCGGCCCGTACGGCGGGCACCTGTTCCGCGCGGAGGAACGGTCGTTCGAGGTTCCGGCTCACGATCGCGGGACCTCGACCTTCGTGCCCTCGGCGAGCCCGGCTCCCGAGACCTCGACGCGGCCCGCCGCGAACAGGCCGGTCTCGACCCGGACGGTCCGGCCGCCCGCCAGCCGCAGGCCGTACCCGCCCTCGCGCAGGGCGAGCAGGGCCTCGACCGGCACCGAGAGCGCGTCCGCGCGCCGTTCGCTGCGGAGGTTCACCGTCACGGGGGCCTGGTCGAGGCGGCCGAGGTCGCCGGGGTCGTCCAGGGTGACGTCGAGGTCGATCGTGGACTCGCCGGTCGGCTGCCCGTTCTCCCGCACGGGCTCGGCGACCGTGCCGACCGAGGTGATCCGGCCCCTGCCCCGGCCGCCGCCCGGCAGGTTCACCGTCGCCGGGGCGCCGATCCTG
This region of Streptosporangium sp. NBC_01495 genomic DNA includes:
- a CDS encoding ABC transporter ATP-binding protein; amino-acid sequence: MIELSGAEKSHPGGVRALRGVDLRVDAGELVAIVGPSGSGKSTMLHLIGTLDRPSAGTVRIAGHDAGTLPDRELSALRARHIGFVFQRFHLAAGVSALDNVADGMLYGGTPRRERRERAADALGRVGLGHRLAHRPHELSGGECQRVAVARAVAGGPSLLLADEPTGNLDSSSGRGVLAILRELNASGTTVAIITHDEEVAAAAPRRVRLRDGVIVADERSAGVSREGGTA